The following are from one region of the Georgenia sp. M64 genome:
- the coaA gene encoding type I pantothenate kinase, translating to MSLSRPAPKEPASPFVEFDRAAWSRLAASTPLPLTAQDVVNLRGLGDPLDLAEVDAVYRPLSGLLQLYAAATRALHQATSTFLGERSTRTPYVIGVAGSVAVGKSSTARLLRELLRRWPQTPRVELVTTDGFLYPNAELRRRGLLERKGFPESYDRRALLRFVADVKGGAPEVSAPLYDHVTYDIVPGRSQVVHSPDVLVVEGLNVLQPARATANGTSSLAVSDFFDFSIYVDARSADVRRWYVERFLKLRRTAFSQPDSYFRVYADLDDAAATARAEEIWETINAPNLAENILPTRGRATLVLTKTADHRMHRMRLRKL from the coding sequence GTGTCCCTCTCGCGACCGGCGCCCAAGGAGCCCGCCTCCCCGTTCGTGGAGTTCGACCGGGCCGCGTGGAGCCGCCTGGCGGCCTCGACCCCGCTGCCGCTGACCGCGCAGGACGTGGTCAACCTCCGCGGGCTGGGCGACCCCCTGGACCTGGCCGAGGTCGACGCCGTCTACCGGCCGCTGTCGGGGCTGCTGCAGCTCTACGCCGCCGCCACCCGGGCCCTGCACCAGGCGACCTCGACGTTCCTCGGTGAGCGGTCCACCCGCACCCCCTACGTCATCGGGGTGGCCGGCTCGGTGGCGGTGGGCAAGTCCTCCACGGCCCGTCTGCTGCGCGAGCTGCTGCGCCGCTGGCCCCAGACGCCCCGGGTCGAGCTCGTCACCACCGACGGGTTCCTCTACCCCAACGCCGAGCTGCGCCGGCGGGGCCTGCTCGAGCGCAAGGGTTTCCCCGAGTCCTACGACCGGCGCGCGCTGCTGCGCTTCGTCGCCGACGTCAAGGGTGGCGCGCCGGAGGTCTCCGCACCCCTGTACGACCACGTGACCTACGACATCGTCCCCGGGCGCAGCCAGGTGGTGCACTCCCCCGACGTGCTCGTCGTCGAGGGCCTCAACGTGCTCCAGCCCGCCCGGGCGACCGCGAACGGCACGTCGTCCCTGGCGGTGAGCGACTTCTTCGACTTCTCCATCTACGTCGACGCCCGCTCCGCCGACGTGCGGCGGTGGTACGTCGAGCGCTTCCTCAAGCTCCGGCGGACGGCGTTCTCCCAGCCGGACTCCTACTTCCGGGTCTACGCCGACCTCGACGACGCCGCGGCCACCGCCCGCGCCGAGGAGATCTGGGAGACGATCAACGCCCCGAACCTCGCCGAGAACATCCTCCCCACCCGCGGCCGGGCGACCCTGGTGCTCACCAAGACCGCGGACCACCGGATGCACCGGATGCGCCTGCGCAAGCTCTGA
- a CDS encoding DUF5709 domain-containing protein, producing MSIPLGTPGRDQFLDDESWQPDKEDGLLQTDSEDVLDEGLTAPVDDPLAGLDLSPRGQVEGEALRDRLAREEPDRWAEDGEEDPAVEEEDDPDLADDEADRPVGRLVALPDDDDDTDEPGEWQDVLAEDAGAADLTAEEAAMHLVRDGDGGLTDEPDPWGPVWDERR from the coding sequence ATGAGCATCCCACTGGGCACCCCCGGGCGGGACCAGTTCCTCGACGACGAGTCCTGGCAGCCCGACAAGGAGGACGGCCTGCTGCAGACCGACAGCGAGGACGTCCTCGACGAGGGCCTCACCGCCCCCGTGGACGACCCGCTCGCCGGGCTCGACCTCAGTCCCCGCGGGCAGGTCGAGGGCGAGGCCCTGCGCGACCGGCTCGCCCGCGAGGAGCCCGACCGGTGGGCCGAGGACGGCGAGGAGGACCCGGCCGTCGAGGAGGAGGACGACCCCGACCTCGCCGACGACGAGGCCGACCGCCCGGTAGGGCGCCTGGTCGCCCTGCCGGACGACGACGACGACACCGACGAGCCGGGCGAGTGGCAGGACGTCCTCGCCGAGGACGCCGGCGCCGCCGACCTCACCGCCGAGGAGGCGGCCATGCACCTCGTCCGGGACGGCGACGGCGGCCTGACCGACGAGCCGGACCCGTGGGGACCGGTCTGGGACGAGCGCCGCTGA
- a CDS encoding ATP-binding cassette domain-containing protein, with protein sequence MAHLDLAGIGYDLPDGRGLLADVSLRVGAGERVALVGPNGAGKTTLVRIATGATAAHRGTVARSGSLAVMGQLVGITDDGRTVRDLLAEHAPPRLRDAARALADAELAMMTVDDEPAQLAYAQALVDWADAGGYAAEAEWDEITAEVLAQPFDRAQWRAVSTLSGGEAKRLVLTALLRGPAELLVLDEPDNSLDVPTKRWLEEQLRATAKGVLFVSHDRELLARTATHVAALEPGPAGAALWVHGGSFATFPAARAERMSRLEELRRRWDEEHAKLRELVVMYRQKAAYNADMASRLQAARTRLARFEEAGPPEVVAGEQRVTMRLRGGRTGKRAVVCEGLALAGLTEPFDLEVWYGERLAVLGANGTGKSHLLRLLAAGGTDPGPEHGPADGRVVEPVPYTGVARLGARVRPGWFAQGHVRADLRGRTLLEVLGRGEGDRGGMAREQAARVLDRYELARAAEQRVETLSGGQGARFQILLLELSGATLLLLDEPTDNLDLHSAEALEAGLAAFEGTVVAVTHDRWFTRGFDRFLHVGADGAVRETPTPVWDDDGVRVR encoded by the coding sequence GTGGCCCACCTCGACCTCGCCGGCATCGGCTACGACCTGCCCGACGGGCGCGGGCTCCTCGCCGACGTCTCCCTGCGGGTCGGCGCAGGTGAGCGGGTGGCCCTCGTGGGCCCCAACGGCGCCGGCAAGACGACGCTCGTGCGCATCGCCACCGGCGCCACGGCGGCGCACCGCGGCACCGTCGCCCGGTCCGGCTCGCTGGCGGTCATGGGCCAGCTCGTCGGCATCACCGACGACGGACGCACGGTGCGGGACCTGCTGGCCGAGCACGCGCCGCCGCGGCTGCGCGACGCCGCCCGGGCCCTGGCGGACGCCGAGCTGGCGATGATGACGGTCGACGACGAGCCCGCGCAGCTCGCCTACGCCCAGGCGCTCGTGGACTGGGCCGACGCGGGCGGCTACGCCGCGGAGGCCGAGTGGGACGAGATCACCGCCGAGGTCCTCGCGCAGCCGTTCGACCGGGCCCAGTGGCGCGCCGTGAGCACCCTCTCCGGCGGGGAGGCGAAGCGGCTCGTGCTCACCGCGCTGCTGCGCGGGCCCGCCGAGCTGCTGGTCCTCGACGAGCCGGACAACTCCCTCGACGTGCCCACCAAGCGGTGGCTGGAGGAGCAGCTGCGGGCCACGGCCAAGGGGGTGCTCTTCGTCAGCCACGACCGCGAGCTCCTCGCCCGCACCGCCACCCACGTCGCCGCGCTGGAGCCGGGACCGGCGGGGGCCGCGCTCTGGGTCCACGGCGGCTCCTTCGCGACCTTCCCCGCCGCCCGCGCCGAGCGCATGAGCCGGCTGGAGGAGCTGCGCCGACGCTGGGACGAGGAGCACGCCAAGCTCCGCGAGCTGGTGGTGATGTACAGGCAGAAGGCCGCCTACAACGCGGACATGGCCTCCCGGCTCCAGGCCGCCCGGACCCGGCTCGCCCGGTTCGAGGAGGCCGGTCCGCCCGAGGTGGTCGCGGGCGAGCAGCGCGTGACCATGCGGCTGCGGGGCGGACGCACCGGGAAGCGCGCCGTGGTGTGCGAGGGCCTGGCCCTGGCCGGGCTCACCGAGCCGTTCGACCTCGAGGTCTGGTACGGCGAACGGCTGGCGGTCCTGGGGGCCAACGGGACGGGCAAGTCCCACCTGCTGCGCCTGCTCGCCGCAGGCGGCACGGACCCCGGCCCGGAGCACGGTCCCGCCGACGGACGGGTGGTCGAGCCGGTCCCGTACACCGGCGTGGCCCGGCTGGGTGCGCGGGTGCGGCCGGGGTGGTTCGCCCAGGGCCACGTGCGCGCCGACCTGCGGGGGCGGACCCTCCTCGAGGTGCTCGGCCGCGGCGAGGGTGACCGCGGGGGCATGGCGCGCGAGCAAGCCGCCCGCGTCCTGGACCGGTACGAGCTCGCCCGCGCGGCCGAGCAGCGGGTCGAGACGCTCTCGGGCGGCCAGGGCGCCCGGTTCCAGATCCTGCTCCTCGAGCTCTCCGGAGCCACCCTCCTGCTGCTGGACGAACCGACCGACAACCTCGACCTGCACTCGGCCGAGGCGCTCGAGGCCGGGCTCGCGGCGTTCGAGGGAACCGTGGTCGCGGTGACCCACGACCGGTGGTTCACCCGCGGCTTCGACCGCTTCCTCCACGTCGGCGCCGACGGGGCGGTGCGGGAGACCCCGACGCCGGTGTGGGACGACGACGGCGTGCGGGTGCGCTGA
- a CDS encoding VTT domain-containing protein, translating into MLETARAVEDLVLSLAGSPWLLLVVVVLVTVDGFFPPVPSESVVIAVAALTAAEGGPPLAPLVLAAAVGAFCGDLVAYTIGRLVPVERLRVMQGRRARRAFDRARYILATRGTVLILSARFVPIGRVAVNMSAGAVDFPRRRFVLIAAIAALVWAGYTTALGVGAGVFLQDHPLAAVAVGVVGGVVLGLVVDRLLTWVHARLLPGLPTTGEMLEGEGPD; encoded by the coding sequence GTGCTCGAGACGGCGAGGGCGGTCGAGGACCTCGTCCTGTCGCTCGCCGGCTCGCCGTGGCTCCTCCTCGTCGTCGTCGTCCTGGTCACCGTCGACGGGTTCTTCCCGCCGGTGCCGAGCGAGTCCGTGGTCATCGCCGTCGCCGCACTGACGGCCGCCGAGGGGGGCCCGCCGCTGGCGCCGCTCGTGCTCGCGGCAGCGGTCGGCGCGTTCTGCGGCGACCTCGTGGCCTACACCATCGGCCGGCTGGTGCCGGTCGAACGGCTGCGCGTGATGCAGGGCCGGCGGGCCCGGCGCGCCTTCGACCGGGCCCGGTACATCCTCGCCACCCGAGGGACCGTGCTCATCCTCTCGGCCCGGTTCGTCCCGATCGGGCGGGTCGCGGTGAACATGAGCGCCGGTGCGGTGGACTTCCCCCGCCGCCGGTTCGTCCTCATCGCCGCGATCGCCGCGCTCGTGTGGGCCGGGTACACCACCGCCCTGGGGGTCGGGGCCGGGGTGTTCCTGCAGGACCACCCCCTCGCGGCGGTCGCCGTCGGCGTCGTCGGCGGGGTGGTCCTGGGCCTCGTGGTGGATCGGCTCCTCACCTGGGTCCACGCCCGGCTCCTGCCCGGTCTGCCGACGACGGGGGAGATGCTCGAGGGTGAGGGGCCGGACTGA
- a CDS encoding tRNA pseudouridine synthase A, translating into MRLDLAYDGTAFAGWATQPGLRTVQGVLEEALTTVLRLDRPARLTVAGRTDAGVHARGQVAHVDVPPAAWHALPGRGDRPPGEALVARLAGVLGRGGTPRGAADVVVRRASLAPAGFDARFGALWRRYAYRIADGVAGRDPLHRAEVLWHPRPLDAVAMDDAAGRLVGEHDFAAYCRPREGATTIRTLQAFGFHRVGGSDGPRERPGTGEPRGTPGGPNEDGGLVVATVRADAFCHSMVRALVGACLAVGEGRRDAGWPAEVLAAGRRDPGVTVAAAHGLTLEEVAYPPDAALAARVAQARNVRSLTPPG; encoded by the coding sequence GTGCGTCTCGACCTCGCCTACGACGGCACGGCCTTCGCCGGCTGGGCCACCCAGCCGGGCCTGCGGACCGTCCAGGGCGTGCTCGAGGAGGCCCTCACGACCGTCCTGCGCCTGGACCGCCCGGCGCGGCTCACCGTCGCCGGCCGCACCGACGCCGGGGTGCACGCCCGCGGGCAGGTGGCCCACGTCGACGTCCCGCCGGCGGCCTGGCACGCACTGCCCGGCCGCGGTGACCGTCCGCCGGGCGAGGCTCTCGTGGCCCGCCTCGCGGGCGTCCTCGGGCGCGGCGGGACGCCGCGCGGCGCCGCCGACGTCGTCGTGCGCCGCGCGAGCCTGGCCCCGGCCGGGTTCGACGCCCGCTTCGGTGCGCTCTGGCGGCGCTACGCCTACCGCATCGCCGACGGGGTGGCGGGCCGGGACCCGCTGCACCGGGCGGAGGTGCTCTGGCACCCCCGCCCGCTCGACGCCGTGGCGATGGACGACGCCGCCGGCCGGCTGGTCGGCGAGCACGACTTCGCGGCGTACTGCCGGCCCCGGGAAGGAGCGACGACCATCCGCACCCTCCAGGCGTTCGGGTTCCACCGGGTCGGCGGAAGCGACGGTCCCCGCGAGCGCCCGGGCACCGGTGAGCCCCGCGGCACCCCCGGTGGGCCGAACGAGGACGGCGGGCTCGTCGTCGCGACCGTACGTGCCGACGCGTTCTGCCACTCGATGGTGCGCGCCCTCGTCGGGGCGTGCCTGGCGGTGGGGGAGGGACGGCGCGACGCGGGCTGGCCGGCCGAGGTCCTCGCGGCCGGCCGCCGCGACCCCGGCGTCACCGTCGCCGCCGCGCACGGCCTCACGCTGGAGGAGGTCGCCTACCCGCCCGACGCCGCGCTGGCGGCCCGGGTGGCGCAGGCGCGGAACGTGCGCAGCCTGACGCCGCCCGGCTGA
- the glmM gene encoding phosphoglucosamine mutase, producing the protein MARLFGTDGVRGLANRDVTAELALGLGAAAAQVLTASGDFTERRPRAVIGRDTRISGEFLSSALGAGLASAGVDVTDVGVLPTPGVAHLTASTDVDLGVVVSASHNAMPDNGIKFFARGGYKLDDVVEDAIEARLGQAWDRPTGDGVGSISTETALADRSYIDHLVAAAAPLKGLRIAVDCANGAASDVAPLALREAGADVVVVNASPDGRNINRNCGSTHPEQLQAVTVAAQAAFGVAYDGDADRCLAVDHTGALIDGDQIMGLLATAMKEDGTLARDTLVVTVMSNLGLILAMREAGIETVQTGVGDRYVLEAMRAGGFTLGGEQSGHIINSHHATTGDGILTSLLLASRVVSSGRSLADLAAVVTRLPQRLVNVKDVDKARAATDEGVAEAVRAAEASLGETGRVLLRPSGTEPLVRVMVEAATEDQAEVVAYGLADVVAERLAL; encoded by the coding sequence ATGGCACGGCTCTTCGGCACCGACGGCGTACGGGGGCTCGCCAACCGCGACGTCACCGCGGAGCTCGCGCTGGGCCTCGGCGCCGCCGCCGCGCAGGTCCTGACCGCCTCGGGCGACTTCACCGAGCGCCGTCCCCGGGCGGTCATCGGCCGGGACACCCGCATCTCCGGGGAGTTCCTCTCCTCCGCGCTCGGCGCCGGGCTGGCCAGCGCCGGGGTGGACGTCACCGACGTCGGCGTGCTGCCTACCCCCGGGGTGGCGCACCTCACCGCCAGCACCGACGTCGACCTCGGCGTCGTCGTCTCGGCGTCCCACAACGCGATGCCCGACAACGGCATCAAGTTCTTCGCCCGCGGCGGGTACAAGCTCGACGACGTCGTCGAGGACGCCATCGAGGCCAGGCTCGGCCAGGCCTGGGACCGGCCCACCGGCGACGGCGTCGGCTCGATCTCCACCGAGACCGCGCTGGCGGACCGCAGCTACATCGACCACCTCGTCGCCGCCGCCGCGCCGTTGAAGGGCCTGCGGATCGCCGTGGACTGCGCCAACGGCGCCGCCAGCGACGTCGCGCCGCTGGCGCTGCGGGAGGCCGGCGCCGACGTCGTCGTCGTCAACGCCTCCCCGGACGGGCGCAACATCAACCGCAACTGCGGCTCGACCCACCCCGAGCAGCTCCAGGCCGTCACCGTCGCGGCCCAGGCGGCGTTCGGCGTGGCCTACGACGGCGACGCCGACCGGTGCCTGGCGGTGGACCACACCGGGGCGCTCATCGACGGCGACCAGATCATGGGCCTCCTCGCGACCGCGATGAAGGAGGACGGCACCCTCGCCCGGGACACCCTCGTGGTCACCGTCATGAGCAACCTCGGCCTCATCCTCGCCATGCGCGAGGCCGGGATCGAGACCGTCCAGACCGGGGTGGGGGACCGGTACGTCCTGGAGGCCATGCGCGCCGGCGGCTTCACCCTGGGCGGGGAGCAGTCCGGGCACATCATCAACTCCCACCACGCCACCACCGGCGACGGCATCCTCACCTCCCTCCTCCTCGCCTCCCGGGTGGTCTCCTCCGGCCGGAGCCTGGCCGACCTCGCGGCCGTCGTCACCCGGCTCCCGCAGCGCCTGGTCAACGTCAAGGACGTCGACAAGGCGCGCGCAGCGACCGACGAGGGCGTCGCGGAGGCGGTCCGGGCCGCCGAGGCCAGCCTCGGCGAGACCGGCCGGGTGCTCCTGCGCCCCTCGGGGACCGAGCCGCTCGTGCGGGTCATGGTCGAGGCGGCCACCGAGGACCAGGCCGAGGTGGTCGCCTACGGCCTCGCCGACGTCGTCGCCGAGCGTCTGGCCCTGTAG
- the rpsI gene encoding 30S ribosomal protein S9 has product MAETTAEYELEDENVPASYTTESEAGQAGQGQSLTAPGQALGRRKEAVARVRLIPGTGEWKINGRSLEDYFPNKLHQQLVRSPFTLLDIEGRFDVVARIHGGGISGQAGALRMGIARALNEIDRDSNRASLKKAGFLTRDDRTVERKKAGLKKARKAPQYSKR; this is encoded by the coding sequence GTGGCTGAGACCACCGCCGAGTACGAGCTGGAGGACGAGAACGTCCCCGCCAGCTACACCACCGAGAGCGAGGCCGGTCAGGCCGGGCAGGGCCAGTCCCTGACCGCGCCGGGCCAGGCGCTCGGGCGCCGCAAGGAGGCCGTCGCCCGCGTGCGCCTCATCCCGGGCACCGGGGAGTGGAAGATCAACGGGCGCTCGCTCGAGGACTACTTCCCCAACAAGCTGCACCAGCAGCTCGTCCGCTCGCCGTTCACGCTGCTGGACATCGAGGGCCGGTTCGACGTCGTGGCCCGCATCCACGGCGGCGGGATCTCCGGCCAGGCCGGCGCCCTGCGCATGGGCATCGCCCGCGCGCTGAACGAGATCGACCGCGACTCCAACCGCGCGTCGCTGAAGAAGGCCGGTTTCCTCACGCGCGACGACCGCACGGTCGAGCGCAAGAAGGCCGGTCTGAAGAAGGCCCGCAAGGCCCCGCAGTACTCCAAGCGCTGA
- the nrfD gene encoding NrfD/PsrC family molybdoenzyme membrane anchor subunit, protein MSPRGGGEPAVVPDAEFTSYYGRPVVKPAPWEADIPAYMFAGGLAAGSSLLAAGADLTGRPALRRSGRVTALAALGFSAAALVHDLGRPSRFLNMMRTVKLTSPMSVGTWILALYGPPAGLAAVAELAALAGVPRWVGRPLGAVGRPAGLAAGLLAPPVAAYTAVLLSDTATPSWHEAYRELPFVFVSSAAAAAGGAALLAVPAAQAGPARRLAAAGALAELLAEARMERSMGMTAEPLHAGRAGRLMRAARLLTGAGAALTLLAGRRRPVAALAGAALLAGSACTRFGIVEAGLASARDPRYTVVPQRRRLAQAATRSPRA, encoded by the coding sequence GTGAGCCCGCGCGGGGGCGGCGAGCCCGCCGTGGTCCCCGACGCCGAGTTCACCTCCTACTACGGGCGGCCGGTGGTCAAGCCGGCGCCCTGGGAGGCGGACATCCCCGCCTACATGTTCGCCGGCGGCCTCGCGGCCGGTTCCTCCCTCCTCGCCGCCGGGGCGGACCTCACCGGCCGGCCCGCGCTGCGCCGCAGCGGCCGGGTGACCGCCCTGGCCGCGCTCGGCTTCAGCGCGGCGGCCCTCGTGCACGACCTCGGCCGCCCGTCCCGGTTCCTCAACATGATGCGCACGGTCAAGCTCACCTCACCGATGTCCGTGGGCACGTGGATCCTCGCCCTGTACGGCCCGCCTGCCGGGCTGGCCGCCGTGGCCGAGCTCGCAGCCCTGGCGGGCGTGCCCCGGTGGGTCGGCCGGCCCCTGGGAGCGGTCGGCCGCCCGGCCGGGCTCGCCGCCGGCCTGCTGGCCCCGCCGGTCGCCGCGTACACGGCCGTCCTGCTCTCGGACACCGCCACACCGTCCTGGCACGAGGCCTACCGTGAGCTCCCGTTCGTCTTCGTCTCCTCCGCCGCGGCCGCCGCGGGCGGGGCCGCCCTGCTCGCCGTCCCCGCGGCCCAGGCGGGACCGGCCCGGCGGCTGGCGGCCGCCGGGGCCCTGGCCGAGCTGCTCGCCGAGGCCCGGATGGAGCGCTCCATGGGGATGACCGCCGAGCCGCTCCACGCCGGCCGTGCCGGTCGGCTCATGCGGGCCGCCAGGCTGCTCACGGGGGCCGGCGCCGCCCTGACCCTCCTCGCCGGCCGGCGCCGGCCCGTCGCGGCGCTCGCGGGCGCGGCGCTCCTGGCCGGGTCGGCGTGCACCCGCTTCGGCATCGTCGAGGCGGGGCTCGCCTCGGCCCGCGACCCGCGCTACACCGTCGTCCCGCAGCGGCGGCGCCTGGCTCAGGCCGCGACCCGGTCGCCGCGGGCGTAG
- the rplM gene encoding 50S ribosomal protein L13, producing the protein MRTYTPKPGDVTKNWYVIDATDVVLGRLATQVAALLRGKHKPTFAPHVDNGDFVIVINADKVALTGSKREKKLAYRHSGYPGGLRATTYAELLEKRPDRAVEKAVRGMLPKNSLGRAQIGKLKVYAGAEHPHAAQQPQTFQITQVAQ; encoded by the coding sequence GTGCGCACGTACACACCGAAGCCCGGCGACGTCACGAAGAACTGGTACGTCATCGACGCTACCGACGTCGTCCTCGGCCGTCTGGCGACCCAGGTCGCCGCTCTGCTCCGTGGGAAGCACAAGCCGACCTTCGCCCCGCACGTGGACAACGGCGACTTCGTCATCGTCATCAACGCTGACAAGGTCGCCCTGACCGGGAGCAAGCGCGAGAAGAAGCTTGCCTACCGCCACTCCGGCTACCCGGGCGGGCTGAGGGCCACCACCTACGCCGAGCTGCTCGAGAAGCGGCCCGACCGCGCCGTGGAGAAGGCCGTCCGCGGCATGCTCCCGAAGAACAGCCTGGGCCGGGCCCAGATCGGCAAGCTGAAGGTCTACGCCGGTGCGGAGCACCCGCACGCCGCGCAGCAGCCGCAGACCTTCCAGATCACCCAGGTCGCCCAGTAA
- the fdhD gene encoding formate dehydrogenase accessory sulfurtransferase FdhD, which translates to MRVTRLHPVERLGADGSRRRRADTVAGEEPLEIRVGGAPYAVTMRTPGADFDLVAGFLVSEGVVGCRDDLASIAYGPGVDADGRASFNVVDVTLAAGVTPPDPSLERHVYTSSSCGICGTSSIEAVSRTSRFDVAADGLRVGLTELLALPDRLREGQRVFDRTGGVHAAGLFVLGSDGVARLVCLREDVGRHNAVDKVLGWALREGRLPLAGHLLQVSGRASFELVQKACMAGVPLLAAVSAPSTLAVELAVEAGLTLVAFSRGDSANVYARGDRVAA; encoded by the coding sequence GTGCGGGTGACGAGGCTGCACCCCGTCGAGCGGCTGGGCGCGGACGGCTCGCGGCGGCGCCGCGCCGACACGGTCGCCGGCGAGGAGCCGCTGGAGATCCGGGTGGGCGGCGCGCCGTACGCGGTGACGATGCGGACCCCCGGTGCGGACTTCGACCTGGTCGCGGGCTTCCTCGTCTCCGAGGGGGTGGTCGGGTGCCGGGACGATCTCGCCTCGATCGCCTACGGGCCCGGTGTGGACGCCGACGGCCGGGCGAGCTTCAACGTCGTCGACGTGACCCTGGCCGCCGGGGTCACGCCGCCCGACCCCTCCCTCGAGCGGCACGTGTACACCTCGAGCTCGTGCGGGATCTGCGGCACCTCCTCGATCGAGGCGGTCTCGCGCACGTCGCGGTTCGACGTCGCGGCCGACGGCCTGCGGGTCGGCCTCACCGAGCTGCTCGCCCTGCCCGACCGGCTGCGCGAGGGGCAGCGGGTCTTCGACCGCACCGGCGGCGTCCACGCGGCGGGCCTCTTCGTCCTGGGGTCCGACGGCGTCGCCCGGCTGGTCTGCCTGCGCGAGGACGTGGGCCGCCACAACGCCGTCGACAAGGTCCTCGGCTGGGCCCTGCGCGAGGGCCGGCTGCCCCTCGCCGGGCACCTGCTGCAGGTCTCCGGCCGCGCCTCCTTCGAGCTGGTGCAGAAGGCGTGCATGGCGGGCGTGCCGCTCCTGGCCGCCGTGAGCGCGCCGTCCACGCTGGCCGTCGAGCTCGCGGTGGAGGCCGGGCTGACCCTCGTGGCGTTCAGCCGCGGGGACAGTGCCAACGTCTACGCCCGCGGCGACCGGGTCGCGGCCTGA
- a CDS encoding DUF5709 domain-containing protein — MSTPSLPTGSPGDDQFLSDESWQPGEEDMLLDSPSGDVLDEGLTAPDDDPLAGLDLTESGQREGEDLDDRLAREEPEVWEDQPGADASPLAGPGLSGETAPDGATDTSVGRLVAEPDDDGPEDLPGETQDVLAEDVGVDGARFMPEEAAMHLEDQGAVDEGGTIDPDRP; from the coding sequence ATGAGCACACCCAGCCTTCCCACCGGCAGCCCCGGTGACGACCAGTTCCTCTCCGACGAGTCCTGGCAGCCCGGCGAGGAGGACATGCTCCTCGACAGCCCCTCGGGCGACGTCCTCGACGAGGGGCTCACCGCCCCCGACGACGACCCGCTCGCGGGCCTGGACCTCACCGAGTCCGGCCAGCGCGAGGGCGAGGACCTCGACGACCGCCTCGCCCGCGAGGAGCCCGAGGTCTGGGAGGACCAGCCCGGGGCCGACGCCTCCCCGCTCGCGGGACCGGGGCTGAGCGGTGAGACGGCTCCCGACGGTGCCACCGACACCTCCGTGGGACGCCTCGTCGCCGAGCCCGACGACGACGGCCCCGAGGACCTGCCCGGTGAGACCCAGGACGTCCTCGCCGAGGACGTCGGTGTCGACGGCGCCCGCTTCATGCCCGAGGAGGCCGCCATGCACCTGGAGGACCAGGGCGCCGTCGACGAGGGCGGGACGATCGACCCCGACCGGCCGTGA